A window of Pomacea canaliculata isolate SZHN2017 linkage group LG3, ASM307304v1, whole genome shotgun sequence contains these coding sequences:
- the LOC112559908 gene encoding uncharacterized protein LOC112559908 isoform X2, whose protein sequence is MFAAESRITMTMLTAIVVFTCTWLFANADPKPCPQAFDCIKVHDECISEATFTCLRNLRGTCDVDESKVSFSELLPYFEKICNDSFSDFHTCDAVGGCLENITISQIMEAPPDQRNATSGLLVLSDTYCSDLQDFATCVINEKEAGRCTISTEFLNYIMDIKQNLAKLCGSTGSVGGLVVNTVLILIVSAIASFAK, encoded by the exons ATGTTTGCTGCTGAGTCCCGCATCACGATGACAATGTTGACAGCTATTGTGGTCTTCACCTGCACCTGGCTGTTTGCAA atGCAGACCCCAAACCGTGTCCTCAAGCCTTTGACTGTATAAAGGTACATGATGAATG TATATCGGAAGCTACCTTCACCTGTCTGAGGAACCTGCGTGGAACTTGCGATGTGGACGAGAGCAAAGTGAGCTTTAGCGAGCTGCTGCCGTATTTCGAGAAAATATGTAATG ATTCTTTCTCTGACTTTCACACGTGTGACGCCGTCGGGGGCTGCCTTGAGAATATCACAATATCTCAGATCATGGAAGCACCTCCAGACCAACGGAATGCAACGTCTGGACTGTTGGTGTTATCCGACACCTACTGTAG CGATTTGCAAGATTTTGCCACTTGTGTGATAAACGAGAAGGAGGCTGGACGATGTACAATCTCCACAGAGTTTTTGAACTACATCATGGATATAAAACAGAATCTGGCCAAGCTGTGTGGAAGCACTG GGTCTGTAGGTGGTCTCGTGGTTAACACAGTTCTTATTCTGATTGTTTCCGCCATCGCAAGTTTTGCAAAATAA